A genomic window from Paramormyrops kingsleyae isolate MSU_618 chromosome 23, PKINGS_0.4, whole genome shotgun sequence includes:
- the LOC111842799 gene encoding transmembrane protein 106B-like — MGTSISRLTKQNAEDCDSLTEAPESPNSHSEDGKDGKDGDVSHYPYMEFTGRDSVTCPTCQGTGRIPRGQENQLVALIPYSDQRLRPQRTKLYVTVSVVVCLLLSGLALFFLFPRSIDVSSVELKSAYVTYDHSKKIVYLNITNTLNITNNNYYSVEVANLTAQVQFSRTVIGKSRLSNVSYVGPLDRQQIYFTVHTVIADEISYIYYYCTLQSIKVHNIVLVMQVTITTSYFSHTEQVSQERYQYVDCGGNSTSTGRHSTGSSGLIAHQ, encoded by the exons ATGGGGACGTCTATATCCCGGCTGACGAAGCAAAACGCTGAGGACTGCGACAGCCTGACTGAAGCCCCGGAGTCACCTAACTCTCACAGTGAGGATGGCAAGGATGGCAAGGATGGTGACGTGTCCCACTACCCCTACATGGAGTTCACTGGCAGGGACAGTGTCACGTGTCCCACGTGTCAGGGCACGGGCAGGATCCCGCGAG GACAAGAAAATCAGCTTGTTGCATTGATTCCATACAGCGACCAGAGACTCCGTCCACAAAGAAC GAAGCTGTATGTCACCGTGTCAGTGGTCGTGTGCCTGCTTCTGTCTGGACTGGCCCTCTTCTTCCTGTTCCCTCGCTCCATTGACGTGTCCTCCGTGGAGCTAAAGTCTGCATACGTCACCTATGACCATAGTAAAAAAATCGTCTATCTCAACATCACG aacaccctgAACATCACCAATAATAATTACTACTCCGTGGAGGTGGCCAACCTCACAGCGCAAGTTCAGTTCTCTAGGACAGTGATCGGAAAGTCCCGTCTGAGCAACGTGAGCTACGTGGGGCCGCTGGACAGGCAGCAG ATTTACTTCACCGTTCACACCGTCATAGCAGATGAAATTAGCTACATATA TTATTACTGCACCCTGCAGTCCATCAAGGTGCACAACATCGTGCTCGTAATGCA GGTGACCATCACCACATCCTACTTCAGCCATACGGAACAGGTGTCCCAGGAGAGATACCAGTATGTGGACTGCGGTGGGAACAGCACCTCCACAGGCCGGCACTCCACGGGGTCCAGTGGTCTGATAGCCCACCAGTAA